The nucleotide window AAAGACTTATCGGTTTTTACCAATAAGTTTTTGGTTGCTTTTTTTGCGCACATAGAATGCTTATTTATTAGCCAACTTGCCGATTCAACGACAACAAATTATTACAAATGTAAAACTAAAACCGAAAAATATAAATCATATTTTTACGGCTTTACAAATTATTTAAAGCACAATAGACAATTTTATTTTGTCTTTTTTAAGTTTCTGAACCATTTCAACAGCTTTCTGTCGTTGGAAAACATAATATGCCAACTCTTTTGAAGGGCTGAAAAGGGGTAATTTTCCATTATAAATTCTTATAAACTTGGAATAATACAATCCTTCGTCAGAGGTAAAAATATATATTTTCCTGTGAGAAGCATAATTAATCCAGTCCGCTAATTTATCTTTCAAAATAGCCGGGTCATTTTTAAGTTTAATGGTAAATGATTCATTTCCTTCAAAAGAATCATCTTTAAAAATAAGATTAAAATTACTGACATAGCAGCTTAAAACAATATTGTTTTCAGTTACCATTAAGGGATTATTGATATCTCCCAGTAAATCAATGGTAACATCATTTGCTTTAAAGAACTGTTTTATTAGAAAATTCCTTCTTGCAATGTCCGTAAATAAATTGTGATTTGTACTCTCTTCCATTTCATTGTTATCAGAATTAAACAAATATACTATTTTTTACCTATTAAACCAATTTAAAATATTTTACCTATTATTTCAAAAATATTTTTATATTTACATATTCTTATTAATCAGAATTAATAATGAAAAGAATAATAAAATTTGTGGTGTACGGAGCAATAGCGTTTTACATATTTCTGTTTGCGTTTATAGGTAATACCACTGACAATAATAATGCAAGAAAAATATCTCTAACTTTAGTTATTATCGTCGTTGGCTGGAATGTCTTGAAGAATCCTTTAAAAAGATTCTTTAGGAAAATATTTAATAATAATTCTTGACGATAATAGAAAAGGCTGCCCTATGGCAGCCTTATTATTTTATCAAAGTGTCCCGTCCTGAAATAAGTTGACAATTAATCGACTTATTTATGAAAGATCAAGTATTAAAAAGAGAAAAGCGCACACAAAGAGACTACAGTATAGCCTTTAAATTAAGAATAGTTTCTCAAGTAGAAAACGGCGATTACACTTACAAGCAGGCTCAAAAAGAGTATGGTATCCAGGGAAGAAGTACTGTTTTGGTTTGGTTGCGAAGATATGGTAACTTAGAGTGGAGTAAACCTAAACTTCATACTATGCCTAATTCCAAAGAAACACCAGCTCAAAAAATTAAACGTTTAGAAAAAGAACTAGCTGATGAAAAGCTAAAAACCAAGGTTCTTAATACGATGATTGATATCTCAGATAAACAATATGGGACTCAAATCAGAAAAAAGTTTTCCTCCCAACAATCTTCCAACTCCACAGACAAGGAATAAGTATATCAAGACTGTGTAGATTGTTTGGGATAAGCCGTCAGGCTATTTATCAAGCTAAGCAAAGGATTTTAATCCGGGAAAACCAATTACTGAAGGTAAAATTTCTGGTTCAGGAAATACGAATGAAGTTACCTAAATTAGGAACAAGAAAACTTTATCATCTTCTTAAAGAACAGCTCATACAGGAAGATGTCAAATTGGGAAGAGATGCTTTATTTGCCTACTTAAAAAGAGAGAATATGCTAATCCGTAGACAAAAGAAATATATTAAAACAACATTTTCAAAGCATTGGCTTAGAAAGCATCCCAATCTGTTGAAGGATTTGAGAGTAGAAAAAGCGGAACAGGTGTTTGTAAGCGATATAACTTATCTTAAAACCAAAGAATCTACATGTTATTTATCTTTGGTAACAGATGCCTATAGTAGAAAGATCATGGGATATTCATTAAGTTCAAATATGAACACTGAAAATGTTGCGAAAGCTTTAAAAATGGCAATAAAAAATAGAGGTTCAAGTGGCCCATTAATTCATCATTCAGATAGAGGTTTGCAATATTGCTCTGGTTATTACCAGAAAATACTTAATAAGAATGAAATCAAACCGTCAATGACTGATGGTTATGATTGCTATCAAAATGCACTGGCAGAAAGGGTGAATGGAATATTGAAACAAGAATTCCTTTTTTATAAAACAAAGAATATGCAAGATCTAAACTCATTAGTAAAAGAAAGTATTTATCTTTATAATACTAAAAGACCACATCTAAGCCTTAATATGCAAACTCCAGATAAAGTGCATAAAAAATCCGAAGAAATAAAATATCTCTCCGGATTAAATATTGTTTAATTTATGTCAACCTATTTTAGGACGACTCAAAGTTGTTCAAGAAATTTCTTTGCTTTTTTAGATGATGCAAATGCTTTCTTGATATTTTCCTCACGCTTAGATGTATTTTTGACAGACCAGCTTTTAAGATATCTTACGGAATTGATAAACTCCTTAGTAATTCCAAATTGGAGGCAGATTAGCATACTACCCATTTCTGCAATAAGTTCTTCAAAAGAGTAACTTGTTAAATCTGAATGACCTTTTAATTCTCTTTTTAATCTGCTTTCGTGACCAGTCCAGTGAATGATCTCGTGAAATAATGTAGAATAATATTTATCTTCAGATATAAAATATTTCTTTTCTGGAATTGAAATTATATCTGTTAAAGGCGTATAATAAGCTGTACTAGAAAGAGTTTGCCTAACTGTTAGATTACCGTTAGTAATAATTGAATTGATAAATTCTTCACTATTACATTGTTCCTGAAAATCCAGTACTAGATTTTCCTCTTCAATGACAGTATCAATATTTAGATCGGCTATATTTTCAATCAGTTCAGCATTAAAAACGGTATAATTCTTTAAACAGCTGATCTTATTAATATTTTCTCTTTCATTCACCGACATTTCTAATACTTGTTCTCTGCTATAGATTTTACCCGTCTCTCTATGTTTGTAGATGAAGCTAAAAAATTCAATGATTGTACCTTTTGCTCCTTTTTTTAGTCTGCCACCGGCTTTCGAAATAGAGTTGAATGTCGCATAATCGGCGGTTTGGAAATTATTGATTAAAGCATCAATATAAAGAGCTACTGTGTTAAAGCCTTGATATTGCTTTTTTGTAAAAAGATTTTTCGGCATTTGAAATTGCACATCAGCATAATGTTCCCAGTCCTGCGGATTAACTTTATCAAGGTTTTCGAGTATTTTTAAAATGAATCTATCTTCATTTTTTTCTTGTGAAGAATCTTTTGAATTACTTTTTTTTGTGAATGTTTTCATAATACTTTATTTAATATTCTGACTTTTCTATTGTTTTATGTGCATTCCAAAAGAAATCTGTCATTCAATAAAACCGGAATGAAAGAATGTAATGAAGGCTTTGAAATCTTTTTGTTCGAAGAATTCAGGAGTGTCTGAAATTATAGCTATGCTGTAATTATAGAGACCCAAAAAGATTTTTTGATTGGAGGATGGATTTCTAATTTCGCATAAGAAAACCGAGAAAGTCAGAATATAAAGGATTAGAAAACAATTAAAATTATTCAATCCTTATTGATAATAATCTTTGAAGATGCTGTGATTTTTTCAAATCGACATATTTGATAAATTCAGGTGTCTTTTTGAACTTCTGAAGTGCTCTGATAAACTTGAAATCTGATTCAATTACACTTGAGACTTTTATACAGGCAGTTCCAATATCTCCAAAGCAGTTGCCTATTCCAAATAAGAGAGAATAGTAAGTTTCTGTAGTAAGCGGTCGGTCATAATGGGCTAGTATCTTTTTACCTTCTTCATCTTCATTTAAAAATCTAAGTTCTTCATTGAACATTGCCTGTGTAAAGAAAACACCATAGTCAACGCCATTGAAATTTTCATAGTTCAAATCAAAGTTTTCTTTCAGAAAGTTATTTACTTCCTCAGCTAATTGAGCTTCTTTTAAATATATAATTGAATAAGTTCCCATAAAATTTATAAGTATTCTTAAGTTTGGAATTTGATAAAACGATTACCTATACATCGTGAGGTTTTCATATTATTTAGTGTTCGCTTGGAAGTAATAGTACATTACCCTCTTTCCAGATGGTAAATTCTTCAAAAAAGAAGTCAGAGAATGGAATAATGGCTGACATTAACTGATTTTCATTTCCGTCAGATGCAGAAAGACTAAACTGCTCATCCTTGATTCTTTTAATCGTCCATACTTGAAAATCTTCACTTTGAAATTTTTGAGAAGTCTGATAAGATGCTATACAGTCCAGAAACCAGTAGCACTCTTCTTCATATGCCACATTTTTGACTCCGTCAGTCAATAATATTCCAAAGATGTAGGAATAGTACTGCTCAGTTCCTGTAAACTGATTGTAAAAATCATTAGCTGAGATTTTGGGATTTTTCATAATTGCCAATTTTTTGGGTTAATATTTAAATTGTTGAGAGCAGTTGATATTTTAACAGCATTGTTTTATAATCTACTTTCTCCCTGTTTTTCATTGCTTCTGACGAAAGAAATTCAGATTCAATACAAAACCGCAATGAAGTATGTAATGGAGGCTATGAAATATTTTTGTCCTTCGGATTTAGGAGTATCTGAAAAAAATGGCGCAGCATTTTATTTAGAAACCCAAAAAGATTTTTTTGTACAGAAACTGTATTTATAGTTTTGCAAACCGAAAACACGGAACATTTAGATTATAGCAGGTTTAAGAGAACTATTATCTATACAACAACAGCTGGATATTTACTATATTTGGTAGCATATGTGGATAAAAGAAAAACCTCAGCAATTATTGGATTCAGGAAGTACAACAGCCAATTTTTTATACAAAAAAGGAAAGGTTTATGTGATGGATAATCATCTATGTGCAGCGTGGTGCTGGTTACAGGAAACAGATATCACTAAATCATACGACTTCTATCATATTGACAGACATAATGACCTATTATACCCTATTCCATCTATCAAGGAAGATTTATTAAATGATAATGTTGATCTTGAAAAAATTACATTTGAAGAATATGTTGAACTTAATGAAAATCATCCGGAGGAACTCAATATAAAAGCTCCGTTGTTCCGCTGGGATAATTATATATTAAATCTAAATGAAGTATATCCGAATTTCTTTGGAACTACACATTTTATAACCAAAGAGCCATATCCGGAAAATGAATTTATAGATTGGGAGTATAAGATAGAAGACTTTCTTAACAGCTTACATCATTGGCTGAAAGATTCCAAAAATGGCGGTATAGTAAATTTGGATATAGATTTCTTTTATTCTAACAGTAAAGGCTATTATCAGATTTATTCTGATGAATTGATCAGAAAAGTCGGGAATGTATTAGTTGAAAATATGGATAAGATAGATGTCATTACAATTGCATTAAGCCCTGAATGCTGTGGAGGTTGGGAAAATGCCTTTAAAACAATGAAAATTCTTGACGAAGTACTCGATTTAGGTATGGAAATGTAATAACTCTTAGTTGCAACAACTCTATATTTTTTTGATAACAAAATCAAGATTAAAAGTAGTTTAGAATGACAATTGACAACTAAAACGATTAATTTGTATATTTGGTGAAAACAATAACTTTAATAACTTAATGACAGAACTTCATCTTGATCTTACTTTAGATAAGCTACAAGGCCCACCAAAAGAGCATATAAAAGTTCACAATTATTGGGCTGCTGTTGGACTTGATCGCTATCATAAAGACTCTAAGGCTGAATTTGAATTTACCATTGACGGAAAATCCAGCAAAAACATTGTTACTTGGGATTCCAATTTTTCAAAAGTAACAATGAAGGAGGATAAAGATATTGCTAATCACGGTGGTGTTGCATTGGCTTGGTTTGTAATGTCAGTAATAATGGATTACAAATATGTAGAACAAACTGAAATTGGCGATGGCGTTGACTATAGATTTTCTAAAACTGAACCTGATGATGATGATTTGAATTTTCTTGACGAAGAATATCATTATGTAGAAATATCCGGTATTTTGGAGGAAAACAAATCAAATACCTTAATAAATCGCATAAAAAAGAAACACGAGCAAATTAATAGAGGTTCAAAAAGAGACCAATCATCATCTGTCGTTGTCACACTTTTTGCCAAACCTACAACCATAAAAGAAATTCATAAATGAAACCAAAGTTACAACATAGAGAAGCTATGGATTAC belongs to Chryseobacterium gleum and includes:
- a CDS encoding IS3 family transposase (programmed frameshift); the protein is MKDQVLKREKRTQRDYSIAFKLRIVSQVENGDYTYKQAQKEYGIQGRSTVLVWLRRYGNLEWSKPKLHTMPNSKETPAQKIKRLEKELADEKLKTKVLNTMIDISDKQYGTQIRKKFFLPTIFQLHRQGISISRLCRLFGISRQAIYQAKQRILIRENQLLKVKFLVQEIRMKLPKLGTRKLYHLLKEQLIQEDVKLGRDALFAYLKRENMLIRRQKKYIKTTFSKHWLRKHPNLLKDLRVEKAEQVFVSDITYLKTKESTCYLSLVTDAYSRKIMGYSLSSNMNTENVAKALKMAIKNRGSSGPLIHHSDRGLQYCSGYYQKILNKNEIKPSMTDGYDCYQNALAERVNGILKQEFLFYKTKNMQDLNSLVKESIYLYNTKRPHLSLNMQTPDKVHKKSEEIKYLSGLNIV
- a CDS encoding zincin-like metallopeptidase domain-containing protein, producing MKTFTKKSNSKDSSQEKNEDRFILKILENLDKVNPQDWEHYADVQFQMPKNLFTKKQYQGFNTVALYIDALINNFQTADYATFNSISKAGGRLKKGAKGTIIEFFSFIYKHRETGKIYSREQVLEMSVNERENINKISCLKNYTVFNAELIENIADLNIDTVIEEENLVLDFQEQCNSEEFINSIITNGNLTVRQTLSSTAYYTPLTDIISIPEKKYFISEDKYYSTLFHEIIHWTGHESRLKRELKGHSDLTSYSFEELIAEMGSMLICLQFGITKEFINSVRYLKSWSVKNTSKREENIKKAFASSKKAKKFLEQL
- a CDS encoding DUF6876 family protein, yielding MKNPKISANDFYNQFTGTEQYYSYIFGILLTDGVKNVAYEEECYWFLDCIASYQTSQKFQSEDFQVWTIKRIKDEQFSLSASDGNENQLMSAIIPFSDFFFEEFTIWKEGNVLLLPSEH